The DNA region TGTTCATGGTGGTCGGCACCGTGGTGCTGGTGTGGAATGTCGTGAAGAGCCTCCGCAGCGGCGCTACCGCGGGAGACAACCCGTGGGACGCCTTCACGCTGGAGTGGGCCACGACCTCGCCCCCGCCCGAGGAGAACTTCGCCTCGCTGCCCCAGATCAAGAGCCGGCGGCCTGTGTGGGACGCCAACTACCCGGAGCACGCCGACTGGAAGTCGTCCGCAACGCCCGAAGACAGGGGGTGGCGGCCCGATCGATCGCGCGTGTGCGCCTGGGCGTTCGTGGTATCCGAGGCGGTCTTCTTCCTGCTGCTGTTGGTGAGTTACGTCATCTTCAACACCGGCCCCCACGGCGATGGGCCCTCCGCCACGTCGGTGCTCAACGTGCCGCGGACGGCTGTCTTCAGCGTCTTCTTGCTGACCAGCAGCCTGACGTTCTTGATCGCCGAGCGGCGCCTGCGGTACGGCAAGCAGCGGGCGTTTCGCGGCTGGCTGGGGGTGACGATCGTGCTGGGGATCGTCTTCCTGGGGGGCCAGGCCTGGGAGTACTGGGGTTTGCTCTCGGGCGGCGTGTACGCCAACAGCAACCTGTTCGCCGCCACCTTCTTCACCGTCACCGGCTTCCACGCGTTCCACGTGGCCGCCGGGTTGGTGGCGCTCGCGATTATGTTCTCGATCGGCAAGGATGCCCGCTTCGCCGCGCGCCAGTCTAGCCCGTTGGGCGCGGTAGGGGTCTATTGGCACTTCGTTGACGTCGTCTGGATTGCTGTGTTCGCGACCATCTACCTGGGGGTCTTCAAGCCGTGATGAATAGCCCATGGTGGAACTGGACCTCGAGCGTGTGGCTAGTGGTCGCCGCGATGCTCGCGGCGTACCCGGTGATCGTGCGCGACCGCACCGCTGTGCGGTGGCTCGCGCTGATCGGCGGAGCGGCGGTGCTGGCGTTGGCGTACGTCTCGCCCGTCGGCGTGCTGGCCGAGGGGTACCTGTTTAGCGCCCACATGGCCCAGCACCTGGTGCTGCTGCTGGTGCTGCCGGTGTGCCTGCTGATGAGCCTGCCGCGGGGGAGGGCCGCCTCTGGGGGAGACGGTTCCGCGGGCGATCGGACCGCCCGCTTTTTTGCTAGGCCGGGGGTCGGCTGGGCCTGCGGGGTCGGCGCCATGTGGCTGTGGCACGTGCCGCAGTTGTGCAGCGCGGCGGTCGGCAGCCCCGCGCTGGGTGTGCTGCGAGACGTGTCGCTCGTCGCCGCGGGCCTGGCGTTCTGGTGGCCCATCTACGCGCCGAGCGACCGCTACCGGCTCCCCCCGCTCACCGGCATCCTCTACCTTTTTTCTGCCTGCTTGGCGTGTACGCTGTTGGGCGTTTACATCACGTTCGCTACGCTCTCGGTCTGCCCCGCGTTCGCCAGCCCGGTCGACCGCATCGGGGTGCTGGGGTCGCTGTACGACATGGGGATCACGCCG from Pirellulimonas nuda includes:
- a CDS encoding cytochrome c oxidase assembly protein, which produces MNSPWWNWTSSVWLVVAAMLAAYPVIVRDRTAVRWLALIGGAAVLALAYVSPVGVLAEGYLFSAHMAQHLVLLLVLPVCLLMSLPRGRAASGGDGSAGDRTARFFARPGVGWACGVGAMWLWHVPQLCSAAVGSPALGVLRDVSLVAAGLAFWWPIYAPSDRYRLPPLTGILYLFSACLACTLLGVYITFATLSVCPAFASPVDRIGVLGSLYDMGITPGVDQHLAGLLMWVPPCVLYTGAIVGLLSRWYAETEQEFGGATGAANQTVGTP